The following are encoded together in the Pedobacter steynii genome:
- a CDS encoding alpha/beta fold hydrolase has translation MKKAILLFFVLFLSITGFSQSVLSLFNRSDDFFKLMEQEKFSDAHAFFDESVHSKITPDNLGTIWKSLSTNFGKVVSTDVLQSKTEGDFFAVSVDVKFEKETQGFLLVFNKSEKIVGLFPRQKSNQQAYVVPAYADTAAYREEEIYVKTPGHNLVGLLTTPVKGSNFPIVIFLHGSGPSDMDETVGPNKPFKDLAAGLATKGIASIRYVKRTLAYAGEFSKAFTVKEEVMDDALAAIALVKQIPEADKKKIYLFGHSMGGMLAPKLATLAPDVHGIILAAAPARKLTDLIDEQNKYSAAQVKDTTGAVKKQLEEALKETAKTRITKLGTVKPDSILLGLPASYWVDLNLYDQVGTAKKLTKQRIMVVQGGFDFQVSQQDYQLWNEALGKKKNASFKLYPDLNHLLSPQKEKGNMSQYGIPVSVSESLVNDLSTWIKAK, from the coding sequence ATGAAAAAAGCTATTTTATTATTTTTTGTCCTGTTCCTCAGTATAACAGGTTTTTCGCAAAGCGTATTGTCCTTGTTTAACCGTTCAGACGACTTTTTTAAACTGATGGAGCAGGAGAAGTTCAGTGATGCCCATGCGTTTTTTGATGAAAGCGTCCATTCGAAAATTACACCGGATAACCTGGGGACGATCTGGAAAAGCCTGAGTACAAACTTTGGAAAAGTCGTAAGTACGGATGTCCTTCAAAGTAAAACGGAAGGAGATTTTTTTGCAGTTTCTGTAGATGTGAAATTCGAAAAAGAAACCCAGGGCTTTTTGCTGGTCTTCAATAAAAGTGAAAAAATAGTGGGCTTGTTTCCCAGACAAAAATCTAACCAGCAAGCCTACGTTGTTCCGGCATATGCGGATACTGCAGCCTATAGAGAAGAGGAGATTTATGTTAAAACCCCGGGACATAACCTGGTTGGTTTATTGACCACTCCGGTTAAGGGCTCCAATTTTCCGATTGTTATTTTTCTGCATGGTTCAGGGCCAAGTGATATGGATGAAACCGTAGGACCAAATAAACCCTTTAAAGATTTGGCAGCAGGCCTGGCCACCAAGGGCATTGCCAGCATCAGGTATGTGAAAAGGACACTTGCATATGCAGGTGAATTTAGTAAGGCATTCACGGTTAAGGAAGAGGTGATGGATGATGCACTGGCAGCAATTGCATTGGTGAAGCAAATTCCGGAAGCCGACAAAAAGAAAATTTATTTATTCGGACATAGCATGGGTGGTATGCTGGCCCCAAAACTGGCTACATTGGCACCGGATGTACATGGGATTATCCTGGCAGCAGCCCCGGCGAGAAAATTAACTGATCTGATTGATGAACAAAATAAATATTCTGCCGCTCAGGTAAAAGATACCACGGGTGCGGTGAAGAAACAACTGGAAGAGGCGCTGAAAGAAACGGCAAAAACCAGAATTACCAAATTGGGTACGGTGAAGCCGGATTCTATACTGTTAGGTCTGCCTGCGTCTTATTGGGTTGATTTAAATCTTTATGATCAGGTAGGAACAGCGAAAAAGCTGACCAAACAACGAATTATGGTGGTTCAGGGAGGATTTGATTTTCAGGTGTCCCAACAGGATTACCAGCTTTGGAATGAGGCTTTAGGGAAAAAGAAAAATGCAAGCTTCAAGCTGTATCCCGATCTGAACCATTTGTTAAGTCCTCAAAAGGAAAAGGGAAATATGTCCCAGTATGGAATACCTGTTAGTGTTTCTGAGTCACTCGTTAACGACCTGTCCACCTGGATAAAAGCTAAGTAA
- a CDS encoding helix-turn-helix domain-containing protein yields MTKLGYYLGQRSVNKAEVARRTGLTRARMNELTLTETSKLRAEELYLIALAINVKPGEMLEEMYRDLTLITGS; encoded by the coding sequence ATGACTAAGCTGGGATATTATTTAGGACAGCGTTCGGTAAATAAGGCGGAAGTAGCCAGAAGAACAGGGCTTACGCGGGCGAGAATGAATGAGCTCACCTTAACGGAAACATCAAAACTCAGGGCAGAAGAACTTTATTTGATCGCGCTGGCGATCAACGTGAAACCGGGGGAGATGCTGGAGGAGATGTATCGCGACCTGACATTGATAACAGGAAGTTAA
- a CDS encoding PAS domain S-box protein, translating into MRKNSALIILVYITLGVIWLNLGSHWIERLDKDTPGEDMSFLYDYKNIIFLIVSGVILFFLIEMYRRNLSSMEKSYKQLFEGSIAAIYVLDRSTYRLLEVNEIMVRKYGYSRKELLDMTALDLRPPEEQEKLKEYLGSEQPEGRATGVWLHQKKNGEVFHMLISHHHTVYQGQPAFTVIAIDIEVYVKAEERIKELLDVYETVTSVTNDVIWEYCPHTDKLHWMNGFTEIFGYEEALRGDTREWILSKIHPEDRERVEQSMEESLAQLSNSWRCEYQLQCADGTYKYVSNQAFILLDKNGQAEKMVGALRDITVRKNYEQRLLLKNQMLKDIAWNNSHELRRPVSNISGILDLMKADAERNQTDLSLLEMLERSAAELDEIITKINDSTKNVDLKN; encoded by the coding sequence ATGCGTAAAAATTCAGCCCTTATTATTCTTGTTTACATTACCCTGGGTGTAATCTGGTTAAATCTGGGCAGTCACTGGATCGAAAGACTGGATAAGGATACGCCTGGAGAAGACATGAGTTTTCTGTACGATTATAAGAATATTATTTTTCTGATCGTTTCGGGTGTGATCTTGTTCTTCCTGATAGAAATGTATCGCAGAAACCTTTCCAGCATGGAGAAAAGCTATAAACAGCTTTTTGAGGGGTCCATTGCGGCTATTTATGTGCTGGATCGGTCGACCTACCGCTTGCTGGAAGTCAATGAAATTATGGTCAGGAAATACGGCTATAGCAGAAAAGAATTGTTGGATATGACAGCGCTTGATTTGCGCCCGCCAGAAGAACAGGAGAAACTCAAAGAATACCTGGGTTCAGAACAGCCTGAAGGCCGGGCAACAGGAGTATGGCTTCATCAAAAGAAAAATGGAGAAGTTTTTCATATGCTGATTTCTCATCATCACACGGTTTATCAGGGGCAACCCGCTTTTACCGTCATCGCTATTGATATCGAAGTATATGTGAAGGCTGAAGAAAGGATAAAAGAATTGCTGGACGTATATGAAACGGTTACGAGTGTAACGAATGATGTGATCTGGGAATATTGCCCTCATACGGATAAGCTGCATTGGATGAACGGCTTTACGGAGATATTTGGTTATGAAGAAGCGCTTCGGGGAGATACCAGAGAATGGATTCTGAGTAAAATTCATCCGGAAGACAGAGAGAGGGTTGAGCAGAGTATGGAGGAATCACTGGCGCAGCTCAGCAATTCCTGGCGATGCGAATACCAGTTGCAATGTGCGGACGGAACTTATAAATATGTTTCCAATCAGGCGTTTATTTTATTGGACAAAAACGGACAGGCAGAAAAAATGGTGGGCGCATTAAGGGATATCACTGTCCGGAAAAATTATGAACAACGCCTGCTGCTTAAAAACCAGATGCTTAAAGATATTGCCTGGAATAACTCGCATGAACTCCGTAGACCAGTAAGTAACATTTCCGGTATCCTGGATTTGATGAAAGCAGATGCGGAACGTAATCAGACCGATCTTTCTCTACTGGAGATGCTGGAACGCTCGGCAGCTGAGCTGGATGAAATCATCACCAAGATAAACGATTCTACAAAGAATGTTGACTTGAAAAACTAA
- a CDS encoding response regulator transcription factor yields MIKRIHVLEDDEDIRYIIGVLLKDEGYELQLSSTFAELKDKLKDSVPDLFILDVMLPDGDGAEICKDLKTDLFTKHIPIIVMSANDQNKELSITAGADDYISKPFDIDYIVKRIRKLLEK; encoded by the coding sequence ATGATCAAAAGAATACATGTACTTGAAGATGATGAAGATATCAGATATATTATTGGTGTTTTACTTAAAGATGAAGGTTATGAATTGCAGCTTTCGTCTACTTTTGCTGAACTAAAAGATAAATTAAAAGATTCCGTGCCTGATTTATTCATTTTGGATGTCATGTTACCTGATGGAGATGGTGCTGAAATCTGTAAGGATTTAAAAACAGACCTTTTTACCAAACATATTCCGATTATTGTGATGTCCGCAAATGATCAGAATAAAGAGCTGAGTATTACCGCAGGTGCTGATGATTATATCAGCAAACCATTTGATATCGATTATATTGTTAAAAGAATTAGAAAGCTGCTGGAAAAATAA
- a CDS encoding bifunctional helix-turn-helix transcriptional regulator/GNAT family N-acetyltransferase translates to MELFEKTGKMALGSRLRLFTARITDDAARIYEWYQINFTPKWFPVFFVLAEGEEKTITEIAVEIGHSQPSVSKIVKEMIAAGLVKENQKSVDKRRNVIALSRKGKSIAERLNEQCVDVDAAIESVISEARHNLWEALAEWEYLLDQKSLLKRVQEQCKLRESKNVQIVEYQDQYQEAFKALNEQWISTYFEIEAADSKALDNPKSYILDKGGKIFVALYNDQAVGVCALIKMNDPDYQYEMAKMAVSPDVQGKSIGWLLGQAIVAEAKKLGASKLYLESNTLLKPAINLYHKLGFKKVVGRSTPYARCNIQMELVFNS, encoded by the coding sequence ATGGAATTATTCGAAAAAACAGGTAAGATGGCTTTGGGAAGCCGCCTACGTTTATTTACTGCAAGGATTACGGACGATGCTGCCAGAATTTATGAGTGGTATCAGATTAACTTTACACCGAAGTGGTTCCCTGTATTCTTTGTGCTGGCAGAGGGCGAAGAAAAAACCATTACGGAAATTGCCGTTGAAATCGGTCATTCGCAGCCTTCGGTCAGTAAGATTGTCAAAGAAATGATTGCGGCCGGACTGGTAAAAGAAAACCAGAAATCTGTAGATAAGCGTCGCAATGTGATCGCTCTATCCAGAAAGGGTAAATCTATCGCCGAACGACTTAACGAGCAGTGTGTAGATGTTGATGCTGCAATAGAAAGTGTCATTTCAGAAGCCCGTCACAATCTTTGGGAAGCATTGGCCGAATGGGAATACCTGCTGGATCAGAAATCTTTGCTGAAAAGGGTGCAGGAGCAGTGCAAATTGAGAGAAAGTAAAAACGTGCAGATTGTCGAGTATCAGGATCAATATCAGGAAGCGTTTAAAGCACTGAACGAACAATGGATCTCCACTTACTTTGAAATAGAAGCAGCTGACAGCAAAGCACTGGACAATCCGAAATCATACATTCTTGATAAAGGCGGGAAAATCTTTGTGGCCCTCTACAATGATCAGGCTGTCGGCGTATGCGCTTTGATAAAAATGAACGATCCGGATTATCAATATGAAATGGCTAAGATGGCTGTTTCTCCTGATGTACAGGGGAAAAGCATAGGCTGGCTGCTCGGTCAGGCAATCGTGGCTGAAGCAAAGAAACTCGGTGCATCAAAGCTGTACCTGGAGAGCAATACTTTGTTAAAACCTGCGATCAACCTATATCATAAACTAGGCTTCAAAAAAGTTGTGGGACGGTCGACCCCATATGCCCGTTGTAATATCCAGATGGAATTGGTATTCAATAGTTGA
- a CDS encoding phosphoheptose isomerase produces MSDQKKEIFDGVAQRLKIEGFNVVNRDETRPWGGFFVIDEDQAQQFANVYFDGLNVDELKISGKLSPKILIVAPKTRLSWQYHHRRAEIWRVVNGTVGVSTSETDEQGDVQQLAPAQTIRLKQGERHRLIGLDDWGIVSEIWQHTDPTNPSDESDIVRVQDDFGR; encoded by the coding sequence ATGTCAGATCAGAAAAAAGAAATATTCGATGGCGTAGCTCAGCGCTTAAAAATTGAAGGATTTAATGTGGTTAACCGCGACGAAACCCGCCCATGGGGAGGTTTTTTTGTTATCGATGAAGACCAGGCGCAGCAGTTTGCCAATGTTTATTTTGATGGATTAAATGTTGATGAACTAAAGATATCAGGTAAATTAAGCCCTAAAATATTGATTGTAGCCCCTAAAACACGCCTTTCGTGGCAGTATCACCACCGTCGTGCAGAAATATGGAGAGTGGTAAATGGTACAGTAGGCGTAAGTACAAGTGAAACAGATGAACAAGGTGATGTTCAGCAACTGGCTCCGGCACAAACGATCAGGTTAAAACAAGGTGAAAGACACCGTCTGATTGGTCTGGATGATTGGGGAATCGTTTCTGAAATCTGGCAGCATACTGATCCAACAAACCCATCCGATGAAAGTGATATCGTAAGGGTACAGGACGACTTCGGCAGATAA
- a CDS encoding acyl-CoA desaturase, with protein MIILVFFLLHWFLSLFSQTFFLHRYASHKMFKMNGFWEKFFYAITFLSQGSSFLNPRAYAILHRMHHAFSDTEKDPHSPHFVKDVWGMMIKTKNIYLNYSKYNVEPEEQFRDKYPSWPIIDRIGDSWITRMVFISFYVWFYVTFATAWWMFLLLPIHFLMGPIHGAIVNWCGHKYGYSNHDNDDHSKNSLPLDFLMLGELFQNNHHKKPNNPNFASRWFEFDPTYPVMRVMHWLRIIRIRKV; from the coding sequence ATGATTATTCTAGTTTTCTTTCTTTTACATTGGTTCCTCTCTCTATTTTCACAAACTTTCTTTTTGCATCGTTATGCATCTCATAAAATGTTCAAAATGAATGGTTTTTGGGAGAAATTTTTCTATGCCATTACTTTCTTGTCTCAGGGTTCCTCTTTTTTAAATCCAAGGGCATATGCCATTTTACATCGGATGCACCACGCTTTCAGTGACACAGAAAAAGATCCGCATTCTCCGCATTTTGTAAAAGACGTTTGGGGAATGATGATTAAAACAAAAAATATTTATCTCAATTACTCAAAGTATAATGTAGAGCCTGAAGAACAATTCAGAGATAAATACCCCTCATGGCCAATTATCGATAGAATCGGGGATTCCTGGATCACCAGGATGGTATTCATCAGTTTCTATGTATGGTTTTATGTGACATTTGCTACCGCATGGTGGATGTTCTTATTGTTGCCAATTCACTTTTTAATGGGCCCTATTCATGGTGCCATTGTGAACTGGTGCGGGCATAAATATGGATATTCAAATCACGATAACGATGACCATAGCAAGAATTCTTTACCATTGGACTTTCTGATGCTGGGAGAGTTGTTTCAGAATAATCATCATAAAAAGCCGAATAATCCAAATTTCGCGTCGAGGTGGTTTGAGTTTGATCCTACTTATCCGGTGATGAGGGTGATGCATTGGTTGCGCATTATTAGGATAAGAAAGGTGTAA
- a CDS encoding SH3 domain-containing protein, which yields MALQEKYKELIDAATAAGVNELNVREQDGVLYIDGASSGAVKQQLWDTYERLDPNYASGDVVMNINSVAGVVEGSKLKVTTNSSNLNIRKGPSTNDDIVGKAARHEVVTLVGKENDQWWLIKTDQGEQGYSFTQYLTPVE from the coding sequence ATGGCTTTACAAGAAAAATATAAAGAACTAATAGACGCTGCAACTGCTGCCGGCGTAAATGAATTAAATGTACGTGAGCAAGATGGTGTCTTATACATCGATGGTGCTTCAAGTGGTGCAGTAAAACAACAACTCTGGGATACCTATGAACGCCTTGATCCCAATTATGCTTCGGGTGATGTGGTGATGAACATCAACAGCGTAGCTGGAGTAGTTGAGGGCAGCAAACTTAAAGTAACCACCAACAGCTCAAACCTGAACATCCGTAAAGGCCCAAGCACCAATGATGATATTGTTGGAAAAGCAGCCAGACATGAAGTGGTTACCCTGGTGGGCAAGGAAAACGATCAATGGTGGTTAATCAAAACTGACCAGGGAGAACAAGGATATTCCTTTACTCAATACCTGACTCCCGTTGAATAA
- a CDS encoding BON domain-containing protein has protein sequence MKNLMSKMMALVMIVAFMGATVTGCKNKPKDADLKTAVETAIQANPKLTASGVTVEKGVATLSGQVPDEATKEELGKAAAAVPGVTSVVNNLTIAVANVEIAADSPLAIAVKDATKDFPTVTATVADGVVTLKGELQKANLQKLMIALNALKPKKVDNQLVIK, from the coding sequence ATGAAAAACTTAATGAGCAAAATGATGGCTCTTGTAATGATTGTAGCCTTTATGGGTGCTACAGTTACCGGATGCAAAAACAAACCGAAAGATGCAGACCTGAAAACTGCTGTTGAAACAGCAATACAGGCAAATCCAAAGCTGACGGCTTCTGGTGTAACTGTTGAAAAGGGAGTGGCTACACTTTCCGGACAGGTTCCTGATGAAGCGACCAAAGAAGAATTAGGCAAGGCTGCAGCGGCGGTTCCCGGAGTAACCTCTGTGGTCAACAACCTGACTATCGCAGTTGCCAATGTTGAAATTGCTGCAGACAGCCCATTAGCTATTGCAGTAAAAGATGCAACAAAAGATTTCCCAACCGTAACTGCAACCGTTGCAGATGGTGTAGTGACTTTAAAAGGAGAACTCCAAAAAGCCAATCTACAAAAACTGATGATCGCATTAAATGCTTTGAAACCTAAAAAGGTAGACAATCAATTGGTTATTAAATAA
- a CDS encoding DEAD/DEAH box helicase, which produces MLFEELNLIEPILKALQAEGYTQPTPIQEQSIPTILQGRDLLGCAQTGTGKTAAFAIPMLQLLSKPHTNTKVHKAIKALVLTPTRELAIQIEESFKAYGKNLPIRHLVIFGGVGQKAQTDALHRGVDILVATPGRLLDLMNQGFINLRDIEIFVLDEADRMLDMGFIHDVKKVIAKLPVKRQTLFFSATMPQEIQKLADTILTNPLKVEVTPVSSTAEKIKQELYFVSKNDKKNLLIHILEDKTIETALVFTRTKHGADRIVKDLIKVGIRAEAIHGNKSQNARQRALTNFKAKTTRILVATDIAARGIDVDELAHVINYELPNIPETYVHRIGRTGRAGLSGTALSFCDAEEKEFLNDIEKLIALKIPVTEDHPYAMSWQSLMSAAAEKPKGKGGHGNSRGQGSRGNGKPAGNGQGGGQREPNLSGAKRTPNSGSRRWSSKGSKPKNANS; this is translated from the coding sequence TTGTTATTCGAAGAATTAAACCTGATTGAGCCCATTTTAAAAGCGCTGCAAGCAGAAGGTTATACACAACCGACCCCCATACAAGAACAATCTATTCCAACCATACTTCAAGGCAGAGACTTATTAGGATGTGCACAAACCGGTACAGGTAAAACTGCGGCGTTTGCCATCCCAATGCTTCAATTGCTCAGCAAGCCACATACCAACACTAAAGTTCATAAAGCCATCAAAGCATTGGTTTTGACCCCAACGCGCGAGCTGGCCATTCAAATTGAGGAGAGCTTTAAAGCATATGGAAAAAACCTTCCGATCCGTCACCTGGTGATTTTCGGTGGAGTTGGACAGAAAGCACAGACTGATGCCCTTCACCGTGGTGTAGACATCCTTGTTGCCACTCCAGGCCGACTATTAGATTTAATGAACCAGGGTTTTATCAACCTTCGTGATATTGAAATCTTTGTTCTGGACGAGGCTGACAGAATGCTGGATATGGGATTCATCCACGATGTTAAAAAGGTGATTGCCAAGCTACCTGTAAAAAGACAAACTTTATTTTTCTCGGCAACCATGCCTCAGGAAATTCAGAAACTTGCAGATACCATCTTAACAAATCCTTTGAAAGTAGAAGTGACCCCGGTTTCTTCGACAGCAGAGAAGATCAAACAAGAGCTATATTTTGTTAGTAAGAACGATAAGAAAAACTTATTGATTCACATCTTAGAAGACAAAACGATAGAAACCGCATTGGTATTTACCAGGACCAAACATGGTGCAGACCGCATTGTAAAAGACCTGATCAAAGTAGGAATCCGGGCGGAAGCAATCCACGGAAATAAATCGCAAAATGCGAGACAAAGAGCATTGACCAATTTCAAAGCAAAAACAACAAGAATCCTTGTAGCTACTGATATTGCTGCACGTGGAATCGATGTGGATGAACTGGCCCATGTGATCAACTATGAATTGCCGAATATCCCTGAAACTTATGTTCATAGGATCGGTCGTACAGGACGTGCAGGATTGAGTGGAACAGCACTTTCTTTCTGCGATGCAGAAGAAAAAGAGTTCCTCAATGATATTGAGAAACTGATTGCATTGAAAATTCCGGTAACAGAAGATCATCCTTATGCCATGAGCTGGCAAAGTTTGATGAGTGCAGCAGCCGAAAAACCAAAAGGTAAAGGAGGTCATGGTAACTCCCGCGGACAAGGAAGCCGGGGAAATGGAAAACCTGCAGGTAATGGTCAGGGTGGAGGTCAACGTGAACCTAACCTCAGCGGCGCCAAGAGAACGCCAAATAGCGGAAGCCGCAGATGGAGCTCTAAAGGTAGTAAACCCAAAAACGCAAATTCTTAA
- a CDS encoding MFS transporter, which yields MPIKQLPLKKEIAYAAGMMGWSIMTNIIIVMLPYFYLPPNNSGLSPLVPQLLVFGAFNILSLIAASGRLFDAIYDPFIASLSDSSQNPKGRRIPIMKYAIIPAVICCSLVFYPLVKGESLTNAWWLTIVLAGFFISVTTYIIPYNALLAELTHSPAQKVRLSTYQQVGFVFGMILGALCNNYADLIQHFFHITDRAEALQYTIWGLSIFSGLVMILPVISIDEKEFSAAKPTHIALLPAIKNTFRNANFKYYLISDFSYYIALSIISSGLLFFVTVLLGLPDSDGGKFMGIMVILSLAFYPFINYGSRRFGKKPLVLVAFAVLSLIFVTIFFLGKLPFSSTLQMYILVICASFPLASLGILPNAILADIAQQDTLETGENHEGMFFAVKYLFVKLGQTLGIAIFAMLTVYGKDPGHDYGLRLNGVVGFVLCVLALLFFCRFKENKPAN from the coding sequence ATGCCGATAAAACAGTTACCCCTAAAAAAAGAAATCGCTTATGCTGCCGGAATGATGGGCTGGAGCATTATGACCAATATCATCATTGTGATGCTCCCCTATTTTTACCTCCCTCCTAACAATTCGGGTTTATCTCCTCTTGTACCTCAGCTACTGGTTTTTGGAGCCTTCAATATCCTCTCTCTGATTGCAGCTTCGGGAAGGTTGTTCGATGCCATTTATGATCCTTTTATTGCTTCGCTGAGCGATAGCAGTCAGAATCCAAAAGGCAGGCGGATTCCCATCATGAAATATGCCATCATACCTGCGGTGATCTGCTGTTCCCTGGTTTTCTATCCCCTGGTAAAAGGTGAAAGCTTAACCAATGCCTGGTGGCTAACCATTGTGCTTGCCGGTTTTTTCATATCTGTAACCACTTATATCATCCCCTATAATGCTTTGCTCGCGGAGTTAACACATAGCCCTGCCCAAAAGGTACGGTTGTCCACTTACCAACAGGTGGGCTTTGTTTTTGGAATGATCCTGGGTGCACTCTGTAACAATTACGCAGATCTTATCCAGCATTTTTTCCACATTACCGATCGGGCAGAAGCCCTGCAATATACCATCTGGGGCCTCAGTATCTTCTCGGGTCTGGTGATGATCCTACCGGTTATCTCCATAGACGAAAAGGAATTCAGTGCAGCAAAGCCCACCCATATTGCGCTGCTTCCTGCCATTAAAAATACCTTTAGAAATGCCAACTTCAAGTATTACCTGATTTCAGACTTCAGTTATTACATTGCCTTGAGTATCATTTCCAGTGGATTGCTTTTCTTTGTGACCGTACTGCTTGGACTTCCGGATTCTGACGGCGGAAAGTTTATGGGGATTATGGTCATCCTTTCCCTGGCATTTTATCCTTTCATTAATTATGGTTCCAGGAGGTTCGGAAAAAAGCCGCTCGTTCTCGTGGCCTTTGCGGTGCTGAGCCTGATATTTGTCACGATCTTTTTCCTGGGCAAACTCCCCTTCTCTTCTACCCTTCAAATGTACATCCTGGTCATCTGTGCATCCTTCCCACTGGCTTCCCTGGGCATTTTACCCAATGCTATCCTTGCAGATATTGCACAACAGGATACGCTGGAAACCGGTGAAAACCATGAAGGAATGTTCTTTGCCGTAAAATATCTCTTTGTAAAGCTGGGCCAGACCCTTGGCATTGCCATTTTTGCCATGCTGACCGTTTATGGCAAGGATCCGGGGCATGATTATGGCCTCCGGTTAAACGGAGTAGTAGGCTTTGTCCTGTGTGTGCTTGCTTTATTGTTTTTCTGCCGGTTCAAAGAAAATAAACCAGCTAATTAA
- a CDS encoding APC family permease translates to MSNKKQLSLFDLSMIVVSLVIGMGIFRTPVNVAAGAQVPELFFSAWIIGGLVALCGALTYAEIGSRFPVTGGYYKIFSAFYHPSIAFAINCIIVVSNAASVAGVSLIGAEYFSKIILPIELQTEFYRIVIAAITIALFYVLNLMGLKVSSKTQNILSMIKIGMVLILICAIFTGSGAESMSNSLPAFKTTTGIAPSWTDYGKALGVCLIAVSFTFGGYQQTINFGGETKEANRVIPRAIMTGLAIIIVLYMAINYAYVKVIGFEQLKTAESIAAILAGKLFGPAGFTILSCLIYFSVLGYVNVNLLSNPRAMYAMGEEGALPKIFKKRTKKNEVMFVSLTVFAVISVFTLFYAQTFDKILNYTIFLDCIGMATSAATIFFLRKRTAHLDKKTIYSMKLYPLLPLIFIAAYSFVGISIYANDPEAGRNGLLIFAGFILIYFINRFFSHQQEQPNDKN, encoded by the coding sequence ATGTCTAATAAGAAACAGCTCTCCCTCTTCGACTTATCCATGATTGTGGTGAGCCTGGTTATAGGTATGGGCATATTCCGGACTCCGGTAAATGTTGCTGCCGGAGCACAAGTACCTGAGCTGTTTTTCTCCGCATGGATTATTGGCGGACTGGTTGCCTTATGCGGGGCGCTGACCTATGCCGAGATCGGATCCAGATTTCCGGTAACAGGCGGTTATTATAAGATCTTCTCGGCATTCTATCATCCTTCCATTGCTTTTGCCATCAATTGTATCATCGTTGTTTCCAATGCCGCTTCGGTTGCCGGAGTCTCTCTCATTGGAGCAGAATATTTCAGTAAGATCATTCTTCCAATAGAACTGCAAACGGAGTTCTACAGAATTGTTATCGCAGCCATCACCATAGCGTTATTCTATGTGTTGAACCTGATGGGGCTCAAAGTGAGTTCAAAAACACAGAACATACTGTCTATGATTAAAATAGGAATGGTGCTCATTCTGATCTGTGCTATTTTTACTGGTTCGGGAGCAGAAAGTATGAGCAACAGCCTTCCTGCGTTTAAGACTACTACCGGTATTGCCCCAAGCTGGACAGATTATGGAAAAGCTTTAGGCGTTTGCCTCATTGCGGTATCTTTTACTTTTGGGGGATACCAGCAGACCATCAATTTTGGAGGAGAAACCAAAGAAGCAAACCGGGTCATTCCGAGGGCCATCATGACCGGCCTTGCCATCATTATTGTGCTGTATATGGCCATCAACTATGCTTATGTAAAAGTCATAGGTTTCGAGCAGCTGAAGACTGCGGAAAGCATTGCGGCCATCCTTGCAGGAAAACTTTTCGGGCCTGCAGGATTCACCATTCTTTCCTGTCTGATCTATTTTTCTGTACTGGGTTATGTTAATGTGAATCTGCTGAGCAATCCCAGAGCCATGTATGCGATGGGAGAAGAGGGCGCCTTGCCTAAAATTTTCAAAAAAAGAACTAAAAAAAATGAAGTGATGTTTGTGAGCCTTACCGTCTTTGCGGTGATCTCTGTCTTCACTTTGTTCTATGCACAAACCTTCGATAAGATCCTGAATTATACTATCTTTTTAGATTGTATTGGAATGGCAACTTCTGCAGCCACCATCTTTTTCCTCAGAAAACGAACTGCACATCTGGACAAAAAGACGATCTACAGCATGAAGCTCTACCCCTTACTTCCTTTGATTTTCATTGCTGCTTACTCTTTTGTAGGCATCAGTATCTACGCGAATGATCCGGAAGCAGGAAGAAACGGCCTACTGATATTTGCAGGTTTTATCCTGATCTATTTCATCAACCGCTTTTTTAGCCATCAACAAGAACAACCAAATGACAAGAACTGA